The Zobellia alginiliquefaciens genome contains a region encoding:
- a CDS encoding acyltransferase family protein, with the protein MSQLAENVSKRLFSLDVFRGLTMFLLIAEAAGFHHNFSELTEGTMFSGLAHQLHHHPWNGLWFWDLIQPFFMFIVGVAMPFSLRKRLASGDRKGVTKHILRRCFLLFAFGVLLHCVYSHALVWELWNVLVQLAFTILIAYAIMNLPNKIQIGISLGLLVLTEILYLAYNPEAPYAQGHESFGSYIDMLVMGQVNDGYWVFVNFIPTAAHTIWGVVCGRILLSHIAVKEKLKPFLIYGTVLLVLGIVMDFAGITPIIKRIATSSFTLASGGLAILTLTLFYWAIDVKGNHKNWLKIFSVVGTNSIFIYLFAETVGVQWFRGFGQIWTEGLLSPLGIPEKLIMVINALFVLFIFWYITYFLDKHKVYFKV; encoded by the coding sequence ATGTCTCAACTAGCCGAAAATGTCTCGAAACGTCTTTTTTCTTTGGATGTTTTCAGAGGTCTTACCATGTTTTTACTCATTGCCGAAGCCGCAGGCTTTCATCATAATTTTTCGGAATTGACGGAAGGAACTATGTTCTCCGGTCTTGCACATCAGTTACATCATCACCCGTGGAACGGACTCTGGTTTTGGGATTTGATTCAGCCCTTCTTTATGTTCATTGTTGGTGTAGCAATGCCTTTTTCTTTACGAAAGCGTTTAGCTTCGGGAGACAGAAAAGGAGTCACCAAACATATTTTACGCAGATGCTTTTTATTGTTCGCGTTTGGTGTATTGTTGCATTGTGTTTATAGTCACGCACTAGTTTGGGAGCTTTGGAACGTACTGGTACAATTAGCTTTTACTATTCTCATAGCCTATGCAATTATGAATTTACCGAATAAAATACAAATCGGTATATCATTAGGTTTGCTTGTGCTTACGGAGATATTGTATCTTGCATACAATCCGGAAGCACCTTATGCACAAGGTCACGAAAGTTTCGGTTCGTATATAGATATGTTGGTCATGGGGCAGGTAAATGATGGGTATTGGGTCTTTGTAAACTTTATTCCAACAGCGGCCCATACCATTTGGGGTGTTGTCTGTGGACGGATTTTACTATCTCATATAGCGGTAAAAGAAAAACTTAAACCTTTTCTAATTTATGGGACTGTTTTACTTGTACTGGGTATTGTTATGGATTTTGCAGGAATCACACCTATAATAAAACGTATTGCAACCAGCTCCTTTACTTTGGCCTCTGGCGGATTGGCTATTTTGACGCTGACGCTTTTCTATTGGGCAATTGACGTAAAAGGAAACCACAAAAATTGGTTGAAGATTTTTTCCGTTGTTGGTACCAATTCTATTTTTATTTATCTGTTTGCTGAGACTGTAGGAGTACAATGGTTTAGGGGTTTTGGCCAAATTTGGACCGAAGGACTTTTGTCTCCACTTGGTATTCCGGAAAAACTAATTATGGTTATTAACGCTTTGTTCGTACTTTTCATCTTTTGGTATATCACTTACTTTTTAGATAAACACAAAGTGTATTTCAAAGTTTAA
- a CDS encoding S41 family peptidase translates to MKKMLGEKILIPAFAIVVLIAGSSFVKSDFFEIAKQIEIFTTLFKELNMNYVDETNPAELMDTAIKNMLDDLDPYTKFLNEQDVETYRINNAGEYSGIGALVRSFKDRLLIVEPYKDYPADKAGLKAGDEIIKIGAINVSDFDNNASELLKGANNTAVEVTFKRQGETKVATITRAAVEVDAVPFYKMADDKTGYIVLSRFNAKASAQTKEALIDLKGKGAEKIILDLRDNPGGLLSEAINVTNLFVDKGELIVTTKSKVKKFNTEYKTRNKPLDMEIPLVVLVNGSSASASEIVSGGLQDLDRAVVMGARSFGKGLVQRPLKLTYGTQLKVTISRYYTPSGRCIQSLDYWNRDEDGNAVQKTAFKDFKTRNGRKVQDGGGVLPDIEVASAKANELTTALLNNNVIFDYATNYFYNHQVQDVSNFKFSDNDYKEFKTFVSKSDFSYETKTEKTLKAAMTDREEVIFNDAIENDFRTLLLDIEKSKIAALDDYQREIKSKLEDEIVKRYFYREGLYDYYLKNDDAILAATELLGNENKYWSILK, encoded by the coding sequence ATGAAAAAAATGCTCGGCGAAAAAATACTGATTCCAGCTTTTGCTATAGTCGTTTTAATAGCTGGCAGTAGTTTTGTAAAAAGCGATTTCTTTGAAATTGCCAAGCAGATAGAAATCTTTACCACCTTGTTCAAGGAATTGAACATGAATTATGTAGATGAGACCAACCCGGCAGAACTTATGGATACCGCCATAAAAAATATGTTGGATGATCTTGACCCGTACACTAAGTTCCTAAATGAACAAGACGTAGAAACCTATCGGATAAACAATGCCGGGGAGTACTCGGGTATTGGTGCGTTGGTACGTTCCTTCAAAGACCGATTGTTGATTGTAGAACCGTACAAGGATTACCCTGCGGATAAAGCCGGACTAAAAGCCGGGGATGAAATTATTAAAATTGGCGCCATTAATGTTTCCGATTTTGATAACAATGCCAGTGAACTTTTAAAAGGAGCCAATAATACTGCTGTTGAGGTCACCTTTAAAAGACAGGGTGAAACCAAAGTTGCCACAATTACCCGTGCTGCCGTAGAAGTAGATGCGGTACCATTTTACAAGATGGCCGATGACAAAACAGGCTACATTGTTCTTTCTAGGTTTAATGCCAAAGCTTCTGCGCAAACCAAAGAGGCGCTTATAGATTTAAAAGGGAAGGGTGCCGAAAAAATTATATTGGATTTAAGGGATAACCCGGGCGGCTTGCTATCAGAGGCCATAAATGTTACCAACTTATTTGTTGACAAGGGCGAGTTGATCGTAACCACAAAATCCAAGGTAAAAAAATTCAATACCGAGTACAAGACTAGAAACAAACCGCTGGATATGGAAATTCCATTAGTAGTTTTAGTAAATGGAAGCAGTGCATCTGCCAGTGAAATTGTTTCTGGCGGATTGCAAGATTTAGACCGTGCCGTAGTAATGGGTGCGCGTAGCTTCGGGAAAGGGCTTGTACAGCGACCTTTAAAGCTTACTTATGGTACGCAACTAAAAGTAACCATAAGTCGCTATTACACCCCTTCTGGAAGGTGTATTCAGTCCTTGGACTACTGGAACCGGGATGAAGATGGAAATGCAGTGCAAAAGACCGCTTTTAAGGACTTTAAAACACGAAACGGTAGAAAAGTTCAAGATGGTGGCGGTGTGTTGCCAGATATTGAGGTAGCCTCGGCAAAAGCGAACGAACTTACCACTGCCCTTTTGAACAATAACGTGATTTTTGATTACGCTACAAACTACTTTTATAACCATCAGGTACAAGATGTTTCTAACTTTAAATTCTCTGATAACGATTATAAAGAGTTTAAGACCTTTGTTTCAAAAAGTGATTTCTCATACGAGACAAAAACAGAAAAGACACTTAAGGCGGCTATGACAGACCGTGAGGAAGTGATTTTTAATGATGCCATAGAAAATGACTTCAGAACCTTACTGTTGGATATTGAAAAGAGTAAAATTGCCGCTTTGGACGATTACCAAAGAGAAATAAAAAGTAAACTAGAAGATGAAATCGTAAAGCGCTATTTCTATCGCGAAGGTCTTTATGACTACTATCTTAAAAATGATGATGCCATTTTAGCGGCTACCGAACTTTTGGGCAACGAAAACAAATACTGGAGTATTCTAAAATAA
- the rnpA gene encoding ribonuclease P protein component, translating to MSDFTFPKKEKLKSKKLIEQLFAEGKSVSLFPIKLIYLPVEFSEDTRIKAGVTAPKKSFKSAVKRNRIKRLMRESYRCNKHLVFNNSEGSFAFLFLYLGRDMPSQSKVEKTMKEVIKRFLEKNTSNTGISN from the coding sequence ATGTCCGACTTCACTTTCCCGAAAAAAGAAAAGCTAAAAAGCAAAAAGCTTATAGAGCAATTGTTTGCCGAAGGGAAGTCCGTTTCTTTATTCCCTATCAAATTAATTTACCTTCCTGTTGAGTTTTCGGAAGATACACGTATAAAGGCGGGAGTTACTGCCCCAAAAAAGAGTTTTAAAAGTGCTGTAAAACGAAATCGTATTAAACGCTTAATGCGAGAAAGTTATAGATGTAACAAACACCTAGTTTTTAACAATAGTGAAGGCTCTTTTGCGTTTCTATTTTTATACCTTGGTAGAGACATGCCTTCTCAGAGCAAAGTTGAAAAAACAATGAAAGAGGTAATAAAGCGTTTTTTAGAAAAAAATACTTCAAATACAGGCATATCAAATTAA
- a CDS encoding 3-keto-disaccharide hydrolase: protein MKFSKIVLFISSIALVACNSTKTTVAESGWEDMFNGKNLDGWTTKIHHYETGDNFGDTFRAEDGMIKVRYDQYEGDFNDRFGHLYFDKPYSSFHLSMEYRFVGDLHPGAPVFTEMNSGVMYHSQDPRTMLKEQNWPISVEMQFLGGIKEGEARPTGNMCSPGTEIEYEGKIYPSHCLRSSSKTYYGDQWVKAELIVRGDSLVTQIINGEVVLEYTKPQVGGGTVVGYDPKQKEDGKLLKEGMIALQSEGQPIDFRNVKVKNLEP from the coding sequence ATGAAATTCTCAAAAATTGTCCTTTTTATTTCTTCCATCGCCCTTGTGGCTTGTAATTCAACTAAAACTACGGTTGCTGAATCCGGTTGGGAGGATATGTTCAATGGCAAAAACTTAGACGGATGGACCACAAAAATTCATCATTACGAAACCGGAGATAATTTTGGGGATACCTTCCGTGCTGAAGATGGTATGATCAAAGTGCGTTATGATCAATATGAAGGCGATTTCAACGACAGATTTGGACATTTATATTTTGATAAGCCGTACTCTAGTTTCCATTTGTCCATGGAATACAGATTTGTGGGAGATCTGCATCCTGGTGCACCGGTTTTTACGGAAATGAACAGTGGTGTCATGTACCATTCTCAAGACCCAAGAACCATGTTGAAAGAGCAGAACTGGCCCATTTCCGTAGAAATGCAGTTTCTTGGCGGAATAAAAGAAGGCGAAGCTAGGCCTACAGGTAATATGTGCTCCCCAGGAACTGAAATTGAATATGAGGGCAAGATATACCCAAGCCATTGTTTACGATCTTCTTCCAAAACCTATTATGGCGACCAATGGGTAAAAGCCGAATTGATTGTTAGAGGAGATTCTTTGGTAACGCAAATTATTAATGGGGAAGTGGTTTTGGAATACACTAAACCCCAAGTAGGCGGAGGCACCGTTGTTGGTTATGATCCCAAACAAAAAGAAGATGGCAAACTGTTGAAAGAAGGTATGATCGCTTTACAGAGCGAAGGGCAGCCTATCGACTTTAGAAATGTGAAAGTCAAAAATTTAGAACCTTAA
- the gloA2 gene encoding SMU1112c/YaeR family gloxylase I-like metalloprotein produces MAFNKIHHIAIICSDYQKSKHFYVEILGLEILNEVFRKERDSYKLDLALNGEYIIELFSFPNPPQRPSRPEAQGLRHLAFEVDNVSEERERLIKKGVDVEPIRTDEFTGRKFTFFADPDDLPLELYEK; encoded by the coding sequence ATGGCCTTCAATAAAATTCATCATATTGCCATTATTTGCTCAGACTATCAAAAGTCCAAGCACTTTTATGTTGAAATTCTGGGCTTGGAGATATTGAATGAAGTGTTCAGAAAAGAACGAGATTCATATAAATTAGATCTTGCTCTTAACGGAGAATATATCATAGAGCTTTTTTCGTTTCCTAATCCACCGCAACGTCCTTCACGGCCAGAAGCTCAAGGTCTGCGCCATTTAGCCTTTGAAGTGGATAATGTTTCAGAAGAAAGAGAAAGACTTATTAAAAAAGGTGTGGATGTTGAACCCATCAGAACCGATGAATTCACGGGCCGTAAATTTACTTTCTTTGCGGACCCAGATGACCTTCCTCTTGAACTCTACGAAAAATAG
- a CDS encoding M1 family metallopeptidase: MKYFIKSIAVVIVLMGQVAVAQNTSYWQQHVDYTMEVDMDVESFQYTGTQKLVYTNNSPDELTRVYYHLFFNAFQPGSEMDMRLQSIPDPDGRMTDEQKNSRIAALKENEIGYLHATSLTQDGAKVNFVEEGTILVVELAKPIPSGGKTTFEMEFKGQVPVQVRRSGRNSAEGVALSMSQWYPKLAEYDFEGWHADPYIAREFQGVWGDFDVKLTIDKDYTVGGSGYLQNPQEIGHGYEAPGSKVKKQKGKTLTWHFKAPMVHDFMWAADPEYLHDTLQVENGPMLHFLYKDNKEIIENWKKLQPKTAEFMEFFSKNIGKYPYDQYSVIQGGDGGMEYAMATLITGKRKFGSLAGVTAHELAHSWFQHILATNESKHEWMDEGFTTFISTLAMNEVMQENKENPLEGTYKGYFNLVNSGKEQPQTTHADRYDLNFAYGIAAYSKGSIFLSQLGYIIGQDKLMETIRKYYEDFKFKHPIPNDIKRTAEKVSGMELDWYLTDWTQTTNTIDYGITDVKDNAGKTEVSMVRTGAMPMPLDILVIYEDGTKETFYAPLRMMRGEKENPYEDINRTVLKDWPWAQSNYSFTINKPVARIKAVVIDPSQLMADVNQEDNVWQNTAE; the protein is encoded by the coding sequence ACACCGGTACTCAGAAGCTGGTATACACCAACAATTCTCCAGATGAGTTAACTCGAGTATACTATCATTTGTTTTTCAATGCTTTTCAACCGGGCAGTGAAATGGATATGCGCCTACAGAGTATTCCGGATCCAGACGGAAGGATGACGGACGAGCAGAAAAACAGTCGTATCGCAGCACTCAAAGAAAATGAAATCGGTTATTTGCATGCTACCTCGCTTACGCAGGATGGTGCTAAAGTGAATTTCGTTGAAGAAGGAACTATTTTAGTTGTAGAACTGGCAAAGCCTATTCCTTCCGGAGGAAAGACAACTTTTGAAATGGAATTTAAAGGTCAAGTGCCGGTACAAGTACGTCGATCGGGAAGAAACAGTGCCGAAGGTGTTGCTCTTTCTATGAGCCAATGGTACCCAAAACTTGCGGAATATGATTTTGAAGGTTGGCATGCCGACCCATATATTGCTCGAGAATTTCAGGGCGTATGGGGCGATTTTGATGTAAAATTGACTATTGATAAGGATTATACCGTAGGAGGCTCTGGTTATCTTCAAAACCCTCAGGAAATCGGTCATGGTTATGAAGCTCCGGGCAGCAAAGTAAAAAAACAAAAAGGCAAGACGCTTACATGGCATTTTAAAGCACCTATGGTTCATGATTTTATGTGGGCTGCTGATCCTGAATATTTACATGATACCCTTCAGGTAGAAAACGGACCTATGCTACACTTCCTTTACAAGGACAACAAGGAAATCATAGAAAATTGGAAAAAACTTCAGCCTAAGACTGCGGAGTTCATGGAGTTCTTCAGCAAAAATATTGGTAAATATCCTTATGATCAATATTCAGTTATTCAAGGTGGAGATGGAGGTATGGAGTATGCCATGGCCACTTTAATCACAGGAAAGCGTAAATTCGGAAGCCTTGCAGGTGTAACGGCACACGAGCTTGCCCATTCTTGGTTTCAACACATTTTGGCAACCAACGAATCTAAGCACGAGTGGATGGATGAAGGTTTTACTACCTTTATTTCAACCTTGGCCATGAACGAGGTCATGCAAGAGAACAAAGAGAATCCACTTGAAGGCACGTACAAGGGATATTTTAATTTGGTAAACTCAGGTAAAGAACAACCGCAAACTACCCATGCAGACCGTTACGATCTTAATTTTGCATACGGTATTGCCGCTTATAGCAAAGGTTCTATATTCCTATCGCAGTTGGGTTATATCATTGGGCAGGATAAGTTGATGGAAACTATTCGCAAATATTACGAAGACTTCAAGTTCAAGCATCCTATTCCAAATGATATTAAGCGTACCGCTGAGAAGGTTTCCGGCATGGAGCTGGATTGGTACTTGACCGATTGGACACAAACTACAAATACTATAGATTACGGTATTACCGATGTTAAGGACAATGCTGGTAAAACAGAAGTTTCCATGGTACGTACCGGTGCAATGCCAATGCCCTTAGATATTTTAGTAATTTATGAGGATGGTACAAAAGAAACTTTTTACGCTCCTTTACGCATGATGAGAGGCGAAAAAGAGAATCCTTACGAAGATATAAACCGAACGGTATTAAAAGATTGGCCATGGGCACAATCTAACTACAGCTTTACTATTAACAAACCTGTGGCCCGTATTAAAGCGGTAGTTATAGACCCTTCACAGTTGATGGCAGATGTCAATCAAGAAGATAATGTTTGGCAGAATACAGCGGAATAG